From Demequina lutea, a single genomic window includes:
- a CDS encoding PhoH family protein produces MGGRVSTSRIFEIDDAAVMLGLLGAGDSVLAEVERTFPGVNVLVRGNQISLSGPDAAVAACSAALDELRLMVASGVSLTPEVARESMRIIGEATAAQQERPVAVLARSILSSRGRTIRPKTEGQAAYVAAIERHTITFGIGPAGTGKTYLAMAQAVAAMQSKQVSRIILTRPAVEAGERLGFLPGTLSEKIDPYLRPLYDALHDMVDPESIPKLIEAGIIEVAPLAYMRGRTLNDAFIVLDEAQNTTREQMKMFLTRLGFGSTMVVTGDITQVDLPGGTQSGLRAARDILMGVDDIGFCELTAQDVVRHRLVSDIITAYERSDAAHAAAPQRSRTDGQKRRLPRQGGDR; encoded by the coding sequence ATGGGAGGACGCGTGAGCACATCTCGCATCTTTGAGATCGACGATGCCGCGGTGATGCTTGGGCTCCTCGGTGCGGGGGACTCGGTTCTCGCCGAGGTCGAGAGGACATTCCCCGGCGTGAACGTCTTGGTGCGCGGCAATCAGATCTCGTTGTCAGGCCCCGATGCCGCGGTCGCCGCGTGCTCGGCGGCCCTCGACGAGTTGAGATTGATGGTCGCCTCAGGAGTGTCCCTCACCCCCGAGGTAGCGCGCGAGTCCATGCGGATCATCGGCGAGGCAACCGCCGCGCAGCAAGAGCGACCCGTGGCCGTGTTGGCGAGGTCGATCCTGTCCTCGCGAGGGCGCACGATCAGGCCAAAGACCGAGGGTCAAGCCGCATATGTTGCCGCGATCGAGCGCCACACCATCACGTTCGGTATCGGCCCCGCGGGAACGGGCAAGACGTATCTTGCGATGGCCCAAGCGGTCGCCGCCATGCAGTCCAAGCAGGTGAGTCGGATCATCCTGACGCGCCCGGCCGTCGAGGCGGGGGAGCGCTTGGGGTTCCTGCCGGGCACCTTGTCCGAAAAGATTGACCCGTACTTGCGTCCGCTGTACGACGCGCTCCACGACATGGTCGACCCCGAGTCGATTCCCAAGCTCATTGAGGCGGGAATCATCGAGGTGGCGCCCCTGGCCTACATGCGTGGCCGCACTCTCAACGATGCCTTCATCGTGCTCGACGAGGCCCAGAACACGACGCGCGAGCAGATGAAGATGTTCCTCACTCGATTGGGATTCGGGTCGACGATGGTCGTGACCGGCGACATTACCCAGGTGGATTTACCAGGTGGAACGCAGTCTGGTCTGCGCGCGGCTCGCGACATTCTCATGGGTGTGGACGACATCGGGTTCTGTGAGCTCACGGCCCAAGACGTCGTGAGGCACCGGCTCGTGAGCGACATCATCACCGCCTACGAACGCAGCGATGCCGCGCACGCGGCCGCACCTCAACGCTCTAGAACAGACGGCCAAAAGCGGCGTTTGCCGCGCCAAGGAGGCGACAGATGA
- the hrcA gene encoding heat-inducible transcriptional repressor HrcA, whose amino-acid sequence MSEDRRQAILRAIVEGYVATHEPVGSKALAQNSSLGVSPATIRNDMAALEEDGLIAQPHTSAGRIPTDKGYRYFVDLLAAAAFQDSHRRAISTFLSDAVDLNDVVERSVRLLSQLTRQVAVVQYPSLRESPVRRVELVRMAPERALAVVVSADARVEQASLVVPRDLADEDFERVAREVNEIAAGLTPAPLDRELAEWAGRHPSSPWIAELASVVSSAARGGTVERVVFAGTGNLTRAGSDLGADAVTSVLDALEEQVVLLRLLHEMAAEGPVAVRIGSETGYGALAGTSIVAAGYGNLESPSLLGALGPTRMDYPGTMAAVRAVARYLSKVVEA is encoded by the coding sequence ATGAGCGAAGACAGACGGCAGGCGATATTACGCGCCATCGTCGAAGGCTATGTGGCGACCCACGAGCCGGTCGGCTCGAAGGCCCTTGCCCAAAACTCCTCGCTCGGAGTCTCGCCCGCGACTATTCGTAATGACATGGCCGCGCTGGAAGAGGACGGCCTGATTGCACAACCCCACACGTCGGCCGGGCGAATCCCCACCGACAAGGGGTATCGCTACTTTGTCGACCTGCTCGCGGCCGCGGCGTTCCAGGACAGCCACAGGCGCGCCATTTCGACGTTCTTGTCCGATGCGGTTGACCTGAATGACGTGGTTGAGAGGTCGGTCAGGCTGCTGAGTCAGCTCACTCGCCAGGTCGCGGTCGTGCAGTACCCGTCGCTCAGGGAGAGCCCTGTTCGCAGGGTCGAGCTCGTGCGGATGGCGCCAGAGCGCGCGCTCGCGGTCGTCGTGAGCGCCGATGCCCGAGTCGAGCAGGCGTCGCTCGTCGTCCCGCGAGACCTTGCGGATGAGGACTTTGAGCGCGTTGCCAGGGAGGTCAATGAGATCGCCGCAGGGCTGACGCCCGCGCCTCTTGACCGCGAACTCGCCGAATGGGCGGGCAGGCATCCTTCGTCCCCGTGGATTGCCGAGTTGGCATCGGTGGTGTCGAGCGCGGCGCGCGGCGGCACCGTCGAAAGGGTCGTCTTCGCGGGGACAGGCAACCTCACACGGGCAGGCTCCGACTTGGGTGCCGACGCCGTGACCTCGGTTCTTGACGCACTTGAGGAACAGGTAGTGCTGTTGCGGTTGTTGCACGAGATGGCAGCCGAGGGACCCGTGGCCGTCCGCATCGGTTCGGAGACCGGTTACGGTGCGCTCGCGGGTACGTCTATTGTGGCCGCTGGCTACGGGAATCTTGAGTCTCCCTCCCTGTTGGGGGCGCTCGGGCCGACCCGCATGGATTATCCGGGCACGATGGCTGCGGTCAGGGCCGTCGCCCGTTACTTGTCGAAAGTGGTGGAAGCGTGA
- the era gene encoding GTPase Era, producing the protein MTEHRSGFAAFVGRPNVGKSTLMNALVGEKVAIMSSRPQTTRRAIRGIITRDDAQLIIVDTPGLHRPRTLLGERLNDVVRETFAEVDVIGFCLPADEKIGPGDAWIARELAQAKAPVVAIVTKVDKVSRDRVAEHLMKVSELGEFIDLVPVSSVEGIQVDVLTDVLIKHLPKGAALYPTGEVTDEPEDVMIAELIREAALEGVHDELPHSIAVIVEEMEERPQAEDDPRRPLLIIRAQLYVERDSQKGIIIGHGGERLKAVGAEARAGIERLLGRKVYLDLHIKIAKEWQRDPKQLGRMGF; encoded by the coding sequence ATGACTGAGCACCGCAGTGGATTTGCGGCCTTCGTTGGCCGGCCAAACGTGGGGAAGTCGACCCTCATGAACGCGCTGGTGGGGGAGAAGGTGGCGATCATGTCGTCGCGCCCCCAGACCACGCGCAGGGCGATCCGAGGGATTATTACCAGGGACGATGCCCAACTCATCATCGTTGACACCCCCGGGCTTCACCGGCCGCGCACGCTGTTGGGCGAGAGGCTCAACGACGTGGTGCGAGAGACGTTTGCCGAGGTGGACGTCATCGGCTTCTGCCTGCCCGCCGACGAGAAGATCGGCCCAGGAGACGCGTGGATCGCGCGCGAACTGGCGCAGGCCAAGGCCCCCGTCGTCGCGATCGTGACCAAGGTGGACAAGGTGTCTCGCGACCGCGTGGCGGAGCACCTCATGAAGGTCAGCGAACTCGGCGAGTTCATTGACCTTGTCCCCGTGAGCTCCGTCGAGGGCATCCAGGTGGACGTTTTGACGGACGTGCTCATCAAGCACCTGCCCAAGGGGGCGGCGCTGTACCCGACGGGTGAGGTCACCGACGAGCCCGAGGACGTCATGATCGCGGAGCTCATCCGGGAAGCCGCGCTCGAGGGCGTCCACGACGAGCTTCCCCACTCGATCGCGGTCATCGTCGAGGAGATGGAGGAGCGCCCGCAGGCGGAAGACGATCCGCGCAGGCCGCTGCTCATCATCCGCGCGCAGCTCTATGTGGAGCGCGACAGCCAGAAGGGCATCATCATCGGCCACGGAGGCGAGCGACTGAAGGCCGTCGGTGCCGAGGCGCGAGCGGGAATCGAGCGGCTGCTCGGCCGCAAGGTGTATCTCGACCTGCACATCAAGATTGCTAAGGAGTGGCAGCGCGATCCCAAGCAGTTGGGGCGCATGGGGTTCTAG
- a CDS encoding histidine triad nucleotide-binding protein, with protein sequence MTDCLFCRIVAGEIPATLVAETDRVIAFRDITPKAPVHVLVVPKTHVANVTEAAAQIPDVLAEMVAVAQQVADAECGGEFRLVFNSGEAAGQSVFHAHAHVMGGKHLAWEDA encoded by the coding sequence ATGACCGACTGCCTCTTTTGCCGCATCGTCGCTGGTGAGATCCCCGCCACCCTGGTCGCGGAGACCGACCGCGTGATTGCCTTTCGTGACATCACACCCAAGGCGCCCGTGCACGTCCTCGTCGTCCCCAAGACCCACGTCGCGAATGTCACCGAGGCCGCCGCACAGATTCCCGATGTTCTCGCGGAGATGGTTGCCGTCGCCCAACAGGTGGCCGATGCCGAGTGCGGCGGTGAGTTTCGCCTCGTCTTCAACTCGGGTGAGGCGGCGGGACAGTCCGTCTTCCACGCGCACGCCCACGTCATGGGCGGCAAGCATCTTGCATGGGAGGACGCGTGA
- a CDS encoding hemolysin family protein: MSGTAVALLVSFGVASLIGAAVMHAIVAAFEQLPYARERVMAEAKRQDGRPTSAARLARDAHQTSNAASVVYASLEAVALVAWSVLAWTWGVELSWPGWVVALITMALAAAYSLLLVRAGPRQLGRSHPEDSLKVLAPLGVALIALSTPIRRIVPALQIRALSEAEDLVEQAQGALEDEDAELLRGVVNLGDTLTREVMVPRTDMITIATGATARKAMLLFMRSGFSRIPVIGDGVDDVLGVVYLKDVVRATWDTADAIEQPVDTLMREPEFIPESVPADDLLRRMQGEAFHMAIVIDEFGGVAGLVTIEDALEEIVGELTDEHDRAEPQVSYLGGGRYRVPARLSLDDLGELFDIEIDEDDVDTAAGLLAKALGKVPIPGSRATAHGLVLLAERAEGRRRRLTWLTVEKEADDNVGDEDEAATARPRSTRGSGRRKAGEDD, encoded by the coding sequence ATGAGCGGCACCGCCGTCGCGCTCCTCGTATCCTTCGGGGTGGCGAGCCTGATCGGGGCCGCCGTGATGCATGCGATCGTGGCGGCGTTCGAGCAGCTTCCCTACGCGCGCGAGCGCGTCATGGCCGAGGCGAAGCGGCAGGACGGCAGGCCGACAAGCGCGGCGCGGCTCGCTCGCGATGCGCACCAAACCTCGAACGCCGCGTCGGTCGTCTACGCGTCCCTCGAGGCCGTCGCACTGGTGGCGTGGAGCGTTCTCGCGTGGACATGGGGAGTCGAGTTGTCGTGGCCGGGTTGGGTCGTCGCGTTGATCACGATGGCCTTGGCAGCCGCGTATTCGCTGCTTCTCGTGCGCGCGGGTCCTCGCCAGCTGGGGAGGAGCCACCCGGAAGACTCCCTGAAGGTGCTCGCTCCTCTTGGCGTGGCGCTCATCGCCCTGTCGACGCCTATTCGGCGCATCGTTCCCGCGCTGCAGATTCGCGCGCTCTCCGAGGCCGAGGACCTCGTGGAGCAGGCCCAGGGGGCCCTCGAGGACGAAGACGCCGAACTCCTGCGCGGCGTGGTGAATCTGGGCGACACACTGACGCGCGAGGTCATGGTGCCCCGGACCGACATGATCACGATCGCGACCGGCGCGACCGCGCGAAAGGCGATGCTGCTGTTCATGCGCTCGGGCTTTTCGCGGATTCCCGTGATTGGAGATGGCGTCGACGACGTGCTTGGCGTGGTCTATCTCAAGGACGTGGTGCGCGCGACGTGGGACACCGCCGACGCGATCGAACAGCCCGTCGACACCCTGATGCGCGAGCCCGAGTTCATTCCCGAGTCGGTGCCCGCCGATGATCTGTTGCGGCGGATGCAGGGCGAGGCGTTCCACATGGCGATCGTGATCGACGAGTTTGGCGGAGTCGCAGGCCTGGTCACGATCGAGGACGCCCTCGAGGAGATCGTGGGTGAACTCACCGACGAGCACGACAGGGCGGAACCGCAGGTCTCCTACCTCGGGGGCGGGCGCTACCGCGTGCCCGCAAGGCTCTCCCTCGACGACCTTGGCGAGCTCTTCGACATCGAGATCGACGAGGACGATGTCGACACCGCGGCGGGCCTGCTCGCCAAGGCGCTCGGCAAGGTTCCGATCCCAGGGTCGAGGGCGACGGCGCACGGCTTGGTGTTGCTCGCCGAACGGGCCGAGGGCAGAAGGCGTAGGCTCACCTGGCTCACGGTGGAAAAGGAAGCCGACGACAACGTCGGCGACGAAGACGAGGCGGCAACCGCTCGCCCGCGCAGCACTCGCGGCTCTGGCCGCAGGAAGGCGGGCGAAGATGACTGA
- the leuA gene encoding 2-isopropylmalate synthase — translation MSDYYTGGEQTASKMPIHRYLPFHEQFTVDMPDRTWPTKRIDKAPRWCAVDLRDGNQALIEPMNLERKMRLFELLVRMGYKEIEVGFPSASQTDFDFVRALIEQDKIPADVTIQVLTQAREHLIERTYESLRGAPNAIVHLYNSTSILQRDVVFRADKDEIRDIATHGAMLCQKFEELIPDTKVFYEYSPESYTGTELEYAVDVCNAVLDVWKPTPDRKVIINLPATIEMATPNVYADSIEWMCRHLAYRDSVVVSLHPHNDRGTAVAAAELGYMAGADRIEGCLFGNGERTGNVDLVTLGMNLFSQGIDPKIDFSNIDDVRRTVEYCTQLDVHPRHPWGGDLVFTAFSGSHQDAIKKGLERMEADAAKQGVSVDDLLWGVPYLPIDPRDVGRSYEAVIRVNSQSGKGGVAYLLKAEHHLDLPRRLQIEFSRVVQREADASGVEMSAADIWQIFEDEYLPATDPGHAWGRFALQGTRATSSDVGPDTLAADLVDGGTPVTIEGSGNGPVDAFAAALGTRGVKVEVLDYTEHALTSGGDSKAAAYVECQIDDDIMWGVGIDPSITTATLKAIISAVNRAGR, via the coding sequence ATGAGCGACTACTACACCGGCGGCGAGCAGACGGCGTCGAAGATGCCGATCCACAGGTACCTCCCGTTTCACGAGCAATTCACCGTGGACATGCCCGACCGCACGTGGCCAACCAAGCGCATTGACAAGGCTCCGCGTTGGTGCGCCGTGGACCTGCGCGACGGCAACCAGGCCCTGATCGAGCCGATGAACCTTGAACGCAAGATGCGGCTCTTCGAGTTGCTCGTGAGGATGGGTTACAAGGAGATCGAGGTCGGCTTCCCCAGTGCGAGCCAGACCGACTTTGACTTTGTGCGCGCGCTGATCGAGCAGGACAAGATTCCAGCCGACGTCACGATCCAGGTCCTGACTCAGGCGCGTGAGCACCTCATCGAGCGCACATACGAGTCCCTGCGCGGCGCCCCGAATGCCATCGTGCACCTGTACAACTCGACGTCCATTCTGCAGCGCGATGTCGTGTTCCGCGCCGACAAGGACGAGATCAGGGACATCGCCACGCACGGCGCGATGCTGTGCCAGAAGTTCGAAGAGCTCATTCCCGACACCAAGGTCTTCTACGAGTACAGCCCGGAGTCGTACACGGGTACGGAGCTCGAGTACGCGGTCGACGTGTGCAACGCGGTGCTCGACGTGTGGAAGCCCACCCCCGACCGCAAGGTCATCATCAACCTGCCCGCGACGATCGAGATGGCGACGCCCAACGTGTACGCCGACTCGATCGAGTGGATGTGCAGGCACCTCGCCTACCGCGACTCCGTGGTGGTGAGCCTGCACCCGCACAACGACCGAGGCACCGCGGTGGCGGCCGCAGAGCTCGGATACATGGCGGGTGCCGATCGCATCGAGGGTTGCCTGTTCGGCAACGGCGAGCGCACCGGAAACGTGGACCTGGTCACGCTGGGCATGAACCTGTTCAGCCAGGGCATCGACCCCAAGATCGACTTCAGCAACATCGACGACGTCCGTCGCACCGTCGAATACTGCACCCAGCTCGACGTGCACCCGCGCCACCCGTGGGGCGGAGACCTCGTCTTCACGGCCTTCAGCGGTTCTCATCAGGATGCCATCAAGAAGGGCCTCGAGCGCATGGAGGCAGATGCCGCCAAGCAGGGCGTGTCGGTCGACGACCTCCTGTGGGGAGTGCCGTACCTCCCGATCGACCCGCGCGATGTGGGCCGCTCCTACGAGGCCGTGATCCGCGTGAACTCGCAGTCCGGCAAGGGTGGCGTGGCCTACCTGCTCAAGGCGGAGCATCACCTGGACCTCCCCAGGCGCCTGCAAATCGAGTTCTCGCGCGTGGTCCAGCGTGAGGCCGACGCATCGGGCGTCGAAATGAGCGCCGCCGACATCTGGCAAATCTTCGAGGACGAATACCTGCCCGCGACCGACCCCGGGCATGCGTGGGGCCGCTTCGCGCTTCAGGGCACCAGGGCGACATCGTCCGATGTCGGGCCGGACACTCTCGCGGCAGACCTCGTCGATGGCGGGACGCCGGTGACAATCGAGGGGTCAGGCAATGGACCCGTTGACGCGTTTGCGGCAGCGCTCGGCACGAGGGGAGTCAAGGTGGAGGTGCTCGACTACACCGAGCACGCCCTGACATCGGGCGGGGACTCCAAGGCAGCCGCCTACGTCGAGTGCCAGATCGACGACGACATCATGTGGGGCGTCGGAATCGATCCGTCGATCACCACGGCGACGCTGAAGGCCATCATTTCGGCCGTGAACCGCGCGGGTCGCTAG
- the dnaJ gene encoding molecular chaperone DnaJ, producing MKDYYAVLGVARNASESEIKKAYRKLARELHPDVAGPEGEERFKEVAAAYEVLGNADKRAQFDHGVDPRSSNGGASAGFGFEDIFETFFGSAMGGSSRRGPASRTQRGGDTLVEVEISLEEAVFGVRHDVTVDLAETCTTCGGTCCTPGTKPATCPQCNGNGVVQRVARSLLGQVMTTAPCPRCGGYGSIIESPCTDCSGQGRSRERRTVPIDIPSGVETGTRIRMSGSGDAGPGGGPRGDLYVEIREGAHKTFERRGDDLHCTIELPMTAAALGTVATVETFDGPQEIDIKPGTHAGATVTLKGLGVGKLQRSGRGNLHVHLDILTPDELTDEQSELLRKLAVLRGEEFAEARLAPIGGGVFARLKDAFLGRA from the coding sequence GTGAAGGACTACTACGCCGTCCTAGGCGTGGCGCGAAACGCGTCCGAGTCTGAAATCAAGAAGGCCTACCGCAAGCTCGCGCGGGAGTTGCACCCCGACGTCGCGGGGCCAGAGGGCGAGGAGCGCTTTAAGGAGGTCGCGGCCGCCTACGAGGTGCTGGGCAATGCCGACAAGCGGGCCCAGTTCGACCACGGCGTCGACCCTCGTTCTTCGAATGGCGGAGCGAGCGCCGGATTCGGCTTTGAGGACATCTTCGAGACCTTCTTCGGTTCCGCGATGGGTGGCTCTTCGCGCAGGGGACCCGCATCCCGCACGCAGCGCGGCGGGGACACGCTTGTCGAGGTCGAGATCAGTCTCGAAGAGGCCGTCTTCGGGGTCCGCCACGACGTGACCGTCGACCTGGCCGAGACCTGCACCACGTGCGGTGGCACGTGCTGTACTCCTGGGACGAAGCCGGCGACCTGCCCGCAGTGCAACGGCAACGGCGTGGTCCAACGCGTCGCCAGGTCACTGCTCGGCCAGGTCATGACCACCGCGCCATGCCCGCGTTGCGGTGGCTACGGCTCGATCATCGAATCGCCCTGCACCGATTGCTCGGGGCAGGGCCGGTCGCGCGAACGTCGCACCGTCCCGATTGACATTCCCTCCGGGGTGGAGACGGGCACGCGCATCAGGATGTCCGGTTCGGGCGACGCGGGGCCTGGGGGCGGGCCGCGCGGTGACCTCTATGTCGAAATCCGCGAAGGCGCACACAAGACGTTCGAGCGTCGGGGAGACGACTTGCACTGCACGATCGAGTTGCCGATGACCGCGGCCGCTCTGGGTACCGTCGCCACGGTCGAGACCTTCGACGGTCCCCAGGAAATCGACATCAAGCCGGGCACTCATGCGGGCGCGACGGTCACGCTCAAGGGTCTTGGCGTGGGCAAGCTTCAGAGGTCGGGCCGCGGCAACCTTCACGTGCACCTCGACATCCTGACGCCCGATGAACTGACGGATGAGCAGTCTGAGCTCTTGCGCAAGCTCGCCGTGCTTCGCGGCGAGGAGTTCGCCGAGGCGCGGCTGGCGCCCATCGGCGGTGGTGTTTTCGCACGACTGAAGGACGCCTTCCTGGGCAGGGCCTGA
- a CDS encoding GNAT family acetyltransferase, translated as MTMEIRRFAVEDTDAVVALWADAFPNDPARNDPPQMIARKIARDAELFWVAADGAVVGAVMAGYDGVRGWIYHLAVTPARRGEGIAKALVLHAMGELRALGCPKVNLQVRGGNAGLIAFYEALGWQEDDARSFGLLF; from the coding sequence ATGACGATGGAGATACGGCGGTTTGCCGTCGAGGACACCGATGCTGTGGTGGCGCTATGGGCCGACGCCTTCCCGAACGACCCTGCGCGCAACGATCCACCGCAGATGATCGCGCGCAAGATCGCAAGGGACGCCGAACTGTTTTGGGTGGCGGCCGATGGCGCGGTCGTCGGCGCGGTGATGGCCGGCTACGACGGGGTGAGGGGCTGGATTTATCACCTCGCAGTGACGCCCGCGCGCCGCGGTGAAGGGATCGCGAAGGCCCTGGTACTCCACGCGATGGGCGAGCTGCGGGCACTGGGTTGTCCCAAGGTGAACCTTCAGGTGCGCGGCGGCAACGCTGGTTTGATCGCGTTCTACGAGGCCCTGGGGTGGCAAGAGGATGACGCACGGTCGTTCGGCCTGCTGTTCTGA
- the ybeY gene encoding rRNA maturation RNase YbeY, with amino-acid sequence MIDVNNETDAELDEAEFAALAAYVLGEMHVAPDAELAILFVDEAAMEELHVKWMDEPGSTDVLSFPMDELRPGTSDLPTPAGLLGDIVVCPAVAARQAKNAGHSAEEEMLLLTTHGILHLLGYDHAEPDEEKEMFELQRRLLLTFLAQRS; translated from the coding sequence ATGATCGACGTCAACAACGAGACGGATGCGGAGCTCGACGAGGCCGAGTTCGCCGCTCTCGCCGCGTACGTCCTCGGCGAGATGCACGTCGCGCCAGACGCCGAGTTGGCCATCCTGTTCGTCGACGAGGCCGCGATGGAGGAGCTCCACGTCAAGTGGATGGACGAGCCAGGCTCCACCGACGTGTTGAGCTTCCCGATGGACGAATTGCGGCCAGGAACGTCCGACCTACCCACCCCTGCAGGACTGCTCGGGGACATCGTCGTGTGCCCCGCAGTGGCCGCGCGTCAAGCCAAGAACGCGGGCCACTCCGCCGAGGAGGAAATGCTGCTCCTCACGACCCACGGCATCCTGCACCTGCTCGGCTACGACCACGCCGAGCCTGATGAGGAGAAGGAGATGTTCGAACTGCAGCGCAGGCTTCTCCTGACCTTCCTCGCGCAGAGGTCATGA